AATCGTGTAGATTTCGGTTGTTTACGCCCACCACCTTCACTTGATCTAAATCCAATTTATCCAATTCGGAAGGATCATGTACTTCTACTAGGCAAGAAAGGCCCAATTCGTCCGCCAATTGGTGTAAGTCGAAAAGCAAAGCTTTGTCTAACACGGCAGCAATCAATAAAATGGCATCCGCCCCCCAAGCTCGTGCTTCATAGACCTGATACGGATCTACCATAAAGTCTTTACGGAGGAGGGGTAAATCTACCGTCCGGCGGACATGCTTCAGGTATTCCGGCGAACCAAGAAAATATTTAGGCTCCGTCAGTACCGATAGGGCGTGTGCGCCCCCATGTTTGTAGGACAATGCCAATTCTTGAACCGGAAACTCGGCGCGGATCAATCCTTTGGAAGGCGAGGCTTTTTTAATTTCCGCAATCACGGTGAGGTCAGGCTTTCGTAAGGCATATGCCAAAGAAAGGGTAGGCGCCCTAAAGTGCGAACTTCGTTCTAAATCATCCACTGGAATCCGCTGCTTCCGTTCGCCCACCAACAGACGGGTATCTTCAATAATACGGTTTAGGATGCTCATGAAATCAGTCAGGGTTAACGAGGTGGGAGGCACGGATGAGGGCGCTCAACTTCGCTTGTGCAGCCCCACTGTCTATGCTGGTTTTGGCCGCGACAAAGGCCTGTTCCAGATCGCCCACTTGTCCAGAGACGAAGAGAGCATATGCCGCATTCAATAGTACAATTTCGCGATGTGGTCCTTTTTCGCCAGATAAGATCGCTTTCAGAATCCGGGCATTTTCGGTTGCATTGCCGCCTTTGAGTTGTACAGGATCTACCCGTCGAAGGCCAAACTGCTCTGGGATAACGGTTTTGTGCCATAGGTTTTGCTTGGTCGTGTACCCAAAAACATCTGTTGCCGTAGAAGTCGAAAATTCGTCTAAGCCATCGTGTGCATGAACGGCTATAACGTTTTCACTTCCCAATCTCGCCAAAATTTCGGTCATGGTATGGGCTACTTCTTTGCTGAATGCCCCCACCAATTGCCGCTTTACCCGTGCTGGATTACAAAGCGGACCTAAAATATTGAAAAATGTCCGAACGCCCAGTGCCCTCCGCACAGGCATGACGTGCCTTAGAGCGGGATGGAACAACGGGGCAAAGATGAACGCAATTCCCACTTCGTCTAAACAAACCTCCACGGCTTCTTTGCCCAACTCGGACTTCACGCCTAATGCCTCCAATACATCTGCCGAACCAGACTGGGAGGAAACCGACCGATTGCCGTGTTTGGCTACGGTCACACCAGCCCCTGCGCAAACAAATGCAACCGTGGTCGAGACATTAAACGTGCCACTTCGGTCGCCGCCCGTACCGCAAACGTCTATCGTATTCGGATCGTTTACCTGTACGGGTATCGCATATTCACGCATCACATGGGTAAAGCCTGTCAATTCCTCGATGGTTTCGCCCCGGCTTCGGAGCCCCAATAAAAAGGCGGCTGTTTCGATTTCGGTGGTTTCGCCCCGCATCAACAAGTGCATGGCATCCTCGGCCTCGTGTCGGCTTAGGGCTTGGCCCTCGGAAATGGCCGTGAGAAATGGTCTCATATAAAAGTAGGTCTTAAGGTTATTTTTCCGGATTCCGATGGGCTGGCCGGACCATTCTTACGTCCTCTAAATCCAATTGGAATGGGCAATCAACATGTTTACAAAATTGTCCTTTTGAGGATATTTTACCACGAACAATTACCTCCATCCACATCCCAGAAGCCTCTAGGATGTCTTCGCGGTTGGTTCCATATAGGTGCTTCAACGAGTCTTTGGAGGCAGTAAACACGCGAATGCGTGCCATTGTAAACCCCCCATCTCCGGCTAAAGACCAACGTTCTTCTGGAAATGGTGCAGGGATGAAGTAGCTGAACATTTTGCTGTTATACCAACCGCGTACCGTAATCGTTTGACCGGGGCGCGGATGAAACGAGCAAGACACCTCCCAAAGGGCAAGCAGTAAGAGAGGTAATTGTCGGGCTATGGCCATTTTTCGTGCTTTTTAGGGAAAACAAGGCGAGTCATTTTAAAAGGCTTTCCTGTAAATACCCGATCGAACGTGTTTTGCGGACCAAACCCGCCCTCTTGTTTGTGGCCCGGCATACCCCGATACGTTATTTCTAAAAACCCGCCGGAAAATCCGAGCATCATTAGGTCTTCAGCTGCCCGTTGGGGGTTCTCTTCTCGCATGGCCTGTACCTCTGGCAGGATACTGGTCTCCACCAATTGGCGATACCGTTGTTTAAAGGTGTCAGATGTTGGTGCTTCAGTCATCCAACGCTCATCAGGAAAGTCCTTGGGGATAAAATAAGACGGATACCCGCCGCCATAATATCCCTCATAGGCTCCATAACGTCCTGACGGATCGCCACCGCATCCAAAAAAGCTGGTGAATCCGAAAATGGTAACCCAAATCAATCTCATACGGTTCTCAGTATGCGTTCTACCCAATTTTTAATAATTTTACCGCCGCCCGATTGCAGCGTGAGGATGCTTTCAGGATGAAACTGAACGCCTTCTACCGGGTGCATTTTGTGACGCAGGCCCATAATGGTGCCGTCTTCCACCCATGCGGTTACTTCCAAAGCGTTCGGTAATGATCCTCTATCTACCGCCAACGAGTGATAACGGGTGGCTGTAAGTGGATTTGGAACGTCCTGGAAAACGCCCGCATTTTGGTGAAAAACCGGACTTGTTTTGCCGTGCATGAGAGTTTTCGCGTATGTCACCGTTCCGCCATACGCCTGCCCAATTGCCTGGTGGCCCAAACAAATACCCAACATCGGAATTTCTGCACCCAAAGAGTGGATCAATTCTGGCATAACCCCCGCCTCTTCCGGGCGTCCTGGTCCGGGCGAGAGCAGTATTCCCGCAGGTCGAAAGGCCCGAATCTCTGCCAATGTCCATTCATCGTTTCGGATTACTTCTACGTCTGGAGTAATGGCGCCTACTAGATGCACCAAGTTATAGGTAAAACTATCGTAGTTGTCAATAAACAAAATCATACATATAGGTCGGTTTAAGATGCGATAACCCAATGCCAAACTACAACACAGAACCGCTTCCGTTTTATAATTCGGTATGGACTTTGGGAGGAATAAACGCCCTGGTATTCTTGTATGCGTGTTTTTAGTTTAATAGGTCTTATGAGGTGCGGAGGATGGTTTTGGGCATCCTGTATTTACGATGTCCCAAGCCCTATAAGCTAATCTCTTTAAAATCGTGTTTAGTCCATTATCCCCTTACCTTCGAGAATTTTATGAATGTATTTATCAATTCTTGCTTCGCGGGTTTTGGTTTGTTTGGGAGCCGAAAAATGAATGAGATAGCCCCGTTGTCGCCCTGGCGTTAGGGCACGGAAAGCTACCTCCAAGTCCGGAAATGCCTGAAATCGGTTGATTAATTCTTCCGGGAGGTCATATGCCTCAATGGATTTTAATGGTACACTTAGATTTGCTTTTTCTACCCCGATGGCCTCATAAAGATAGGCTTTTAGTATGTTCTCTTGTGCCAAAATTTGTTGTGTATGCGTGAACCGGATAATGCGGGCTGCCTGTGATTGATCGCCAGGCTTTTGTAAAAGCCCGGCTTCGTCGCGCAAGAGCGCCCCTTTAAAAAAACTCAACACGCAGCACTCTTTGAGGGCACTGATGAGGACAATGTTTTTCCCTTCATGGGTATAACAAGGGACGCCCCACTTACGCGTTTCGGCTAAACCACAATGGCGCACGATGGTACGTAATAGGGCCAACTCGTGCGGCCACTTATGGACTTTGCATTCGGGCGTAGCCGCCAGAGGGCATCGGCCGCACCCTTCTTCAAAGTAGAGGTCAACTTGGGGGTTGCTGTACATGGGTGACTTTAATTAAAGTGGGCAAAGGTGGTGAATCCGAAGAATTTATAGATTAACGTTTGTCATCCCAACAACAGGCGGAGAAAAGGTTGTCGTAATGGGGTGGCTATTTCATCGTCTAATTATGAACGTTCTACAAAGTGGTGACAGTGGTTATCAAGAATGGTTCCTGAAAGCCGAAAATAAGCCTTATTACCAGACGGAAGAAATGGTTTGTAGGCTTTTCTGAAAAAAAAAAGATACACAAAATAACCTAAAAGTGCTATGTTATGACCTAAAATATGATAGCTATTAAGTATGGTTATTTAGTGTCCAATTTTGGTCAGTACCCACGTTTTTTGGACTGGGTCGTATCGAAAGGTATAAGGCGTTTCTTGGCGTTCGGAGGGGGCAATGAGGTTAAAGTAAAACTCCACGCCGCTAATTGTAATATCCCCGTTTTCGGCGATGCGAATTTTCCGTGCGCGGTCATCTCCTCGTGTGCCAATGCCCTCCAAGGAGAGTACAAACTCCGGCTTCCCGACAAACTTCCCATCCGATGCCAACTCCACCATATAAATTTCTGGCGTTCGGGCTTCACCATAGATCATCCGTTTTTTGCCTTCAAAGGTGAATACCCCGACGCCAAAGGCGTCCACATCCGGTATTACATCTAGAATAGTGGGTTTTTCTCCTGTCTGTATGGCATATATCCTTCCGCGCTCGTTTGTGCGATCCGAGCCTTGTACCGAACTGGCATAGATGATACCGATTTCGCAATCATAACCCATGCCGAGTACGCCATATGGATTTTGTTCATTGGGTTTATAAATAGTCGGAAGGGTGAAGTACGGCTTTAATTCTGCCGAGTTGGGATCCACCCGATATAGCATATTTTGCTTGGATGGCTTATTGCGGTAGAGGTTGACAAATGGCAAAGGTGCAAGAAAAATATTCCCGCGTGGGTCTATAACCATCGGGCCAAAATATCCGGCGGTCTTCCAAGAAGGATGCTGATAGATGTTAGGTTTCTGTTTTGGATTGGGAGGCGTCGGTGCGTTTGGCAGGTTCACTTCGGTATAAATCAATCCTACGTACTGCATATTGGAGGTACTGAAGGCCGAACGTAGTGGATCTATGCTGGTACTTCGGGTGAAAGCAGGCGAGCGCCGACAATCCGGTTGCCCTTTTGCCAGAGAAGCGGTTGGTTGTGTTCCTTGTGCAAGCAAGGGTGTTATGGTGGCAATCATCCCCACAATTCCGAGTAGGCTATTCAGCAGATGCTTCATGGTGTAAGGGTATATATTTATTGCAGATGGATTACTTTTTTGTATGGTTTGGGACGTAAGTCGTTTTTTATGGTCATGGCTTCAGGCCGAGTGGTACAAAGAGCGGTCCGGAAAGGCACGGATAGGTGCGTGTGGCATACACGCCTTGTTCGTTGATGTAGCTGTCTGCCCAACAAAATTCACGCCCCGGTGTGTCATCGTTCCGAATTTGAGGCACATACCACATCACCAACGGAGCTTTACTGATGGCCTCTGGCGGTGACATAAACTTCTCTGGCCCCTGTTGATGGTCGCTATTGCAACAAGGCCCGATGGTGATCAGGTCCGAGTCACCTTCGTCTTTTGCCGGATTGCGTTTGGTTACAAAGACATAAGCGTTATCACTTCTTTTGTGCTCGTAGAGTTGCCCGCTGTTTGCCGCCATGTAGAATCCGTTTCCGGTGGCATCCTGAATTTTATACTGATACCCTTCCTTTGTATAGGTGGTGGAAGGTTTTTGGAGTTGCCATTTTTCGGTTTTCCAAGTCATCCACTTGCCATTCCGCCACTCGGAGAAGGTAAACGGTTTGGCAGGGAATGCAATGCGTGTTACCGGGCGGTAAGTTCCATTGTTGCCACATCCACGGCCATGATTGGCCGCAGAGACACGGAAGCGGCCATCGTTATAGAACTCGAAGCGTTGTTGATATTTGTAGTTGCAGGCTTGCGGCCACAATTCACTAAAGAAATCCTGTACAATGGTAAATCCGACAGATTGGTTGTTTTCTATTAGGTCACTTACCAATGGCGGATCTATGGCTATGACGGCGGCTGTGCTGAAATAGGGGCAACCTATGGCGTCGCTGTATCCAAAGCCCTCTGGCTCAGAATAACTCACATGCCAGTCCACCAATTTGGCACTGTCTATAACAGGCTTACCCTTGAATACGGCATTCGAAACCTGAAGTCCGTCGGAACTGGTGATGATATAGTTCATTTTCCAGCCATTGCGTTCGATGGAAAGTGGCAGGGTGCAGTATTTTTCGGTGATTTCTTCGTTTTGGAATTTGCGCTCGGTCATTTGTGGCGTGGGGCCAGGTGTTCCCACATTCGTCCATCGCACACCCACCAATTTCATCTCGGTCAGGTTTACAA
This region of Bacteroidetes Order II. bacterium genomic DNA includes:
- a CDS encoding aminodeoxychorismate/anthranilate synthase component II; amino-acid sequence: MILFIDNYDSFTYNLVHLVGAITPDVEVIRNDEWTLAEIRAFRPAGILLSPGPGRPEEAGVMPELIHSLGAEIPMLGICLGHQAIGQAYGGTVTYAKTLMHGKTSPVFHQNAGVFQDVPNPLTATRYHSLAVDRGSLPNALEVTAWVEDGTIMGLRHKMHPVEGVQFHPESILTLQSGGGKIIKNWVERILRTV
- the trpD gene encoding anthranilate phosphoribosyltransferase: MRPFLTAISEGQALSRHEAEDAMHLLMRGETTEIETAAFLLGLRSRGETIEELTGFTHVMREYAIPVQVNDPNTIDVCGTGGDRSGTFNVSTTVAFVCAGAGVTVAKHGNRSVSSQSGSADVLEALGVKSELGKEAVEVCLDEVGIAFIFAPLFHPALRHVMPVRRALGVRTFFNILGPLCNPARVKRQLVGAFSKEVAHTMTEILARLGSENVIAVHAHDGLDEFSTSTATDVFGYTTKQNLWHKTVIPEQFGLRRVDPVQLKGGNATENARILKAILSGEKGPHREIVLLNAAYALFVSGQVGDLEQAFVAAKTSIDSGAAQAKLSALIRASHLVNPD
- the trpC gene encoding indole-3-glycerol phosphate synthase TrpC; translated protein: MSILNRIIEDTRLLVGERKQRIPVDDLERSSHFRAPTLSLAYALRKPDLTVIAEIKKASPSKGLIRAEFPVQELALSYKHGGAHALSVLTEPKYFLGSPEYLKHVRRTVDLPLLRKDFMVDPYQVYEARAWGADAILLIAAVLDKALLFDLHQLADELGLSCLVEVHDPSELDKLDLDQVKVVGVNNRNLHDFSVDLDQSLRVFAQVPAPIVRVAESGLRTPQDLAYLRQNGIDAVLIGETFMRATQPGDALRKLLQDTQTLLESTILA
- a CDS encoding YdeI/OmpD-associated family protein, which gives rise to MYSNPQVDLYFEEGCGRCPLAATPECKVHKWPHELALLRTIVRHCGLAETRKWGVPCYTHEGKNIVLISALKECCVLSFFKGALLRDEAGLLQKPGDQSQAARIIRFTHTQQILAQENILKAYLYEAIGVEKANLSVPLKSIEAYDLPEELINRFQAFPDLEVAFRALTPGRQRGYLIHFSAPKQTKTREARIDKYIHKILEGKGIMD